In the genome of Deinococcus sp. QL22, one region contains:
- a CDS encoding 5-deoxy-glucuronate isomerase, translated as MTSRSELIPQNSAARSGHRTSTVSCAIPSTHQEIKMHSAIPPPYLQVMPSHSGLHRAQSGLCHTLSFATLNLAAGQTHSGHTGERECFLLALSGSAHVTVNGQPYPCIGQRPDVFSGTPHGLYFPRGSVYTITACTSFKAALPSALSDLDTAPYEVHSTSPGTHRGVLPSANRWHHQLLGSPESGPTSRLTVIEIHTSRRPFRAPLPTADQFMRPDMQLGEQLTYFRFSAKSGRGLARHHSVQHGYDDLYSLVDHSLLTLPHGECTYSLEPGVGATTLWAFARVPVIPPRRIFKRCQESW; from the coding sequence ATGACGTCAAGGAGTGAACTCATTCCTCAGAACAGCGCTGCGCGATCGGGACACCGAACCAGCACGGTCAGTTGCGCTATCCCTTCAACCCATCAGGAGATCAAGATGCACTCTGCCATTCCACCACCCTACTTGCAGGTCATGCCCTCTCACTCGGGCCTTCATCGTGCTCAATCCGGCCTCTGCCACACGCTGAGCTTTGCCACATTGAATCTTGCCGCTGGGCAAACCCACAGCGGACACACTGGCGAACGCGAGTGCTTTCTCCTGGCCTTGAGCGGCAGCGCCCACGTGACCGTGAATGGTCAGCCGTACCCCTGCATTGGTCAACGTCCGGATGTTTTTTCAGGCACCCCGCATGGGCTCTATTTTCCACGTGGCTCGGTCTATACCATCACAGCGTGTACGTCTTTCAAAGCGGCACTTCCCAGTGCACTTTCAGACCTCGACACCGCACCCTACGAAGTACACTCCACCAGTCCCGGCACGCACCGGGGTGTGCTTCCCTCAGCCAACCGGTGGCACCACCAGCTCCTGGGATCTCCTGAATCCGGACCAACGAGCCGCCTGACCGTGATCGAAATTCACACCAGCCGCCGACCCTTTCGAGCTCCTCTGCCCACTGCCGATCAGTTCATGCGCCCAGATATGCAGCTGGGAGAGCAGCTGACGTACTTCCGCTTTTCGGCAAAAAGCGGGCGGGGCCTGGCACGCCATCACAGCGTCCAGCACGGGTACGACGACCTGTACAGCCTGGTGGATCATTCGTTGTTGACACTACCGCACGGCGAATGCACCTATAGCCTGGAACCAGGGGTCGGCGCGACGACACTCTGGGCCTTTGCGCGCGTTCCAGTCATCCCGCCCCGGAGGATCTTCAAGCGGTGTCAGGAGTCCTGGTGA